A stretch of Gymnodinialimonas phycosphaerae DNA encodes these proteins:
- a CDS encoding glutamate racemase, with protein sequence MAVGIFDSGLGGLTVLDAVSKALPEVPLIYMGDNAHAPYGVREAEDIYNLTTAGVQVLFDRGCDLVILACNTASAAALRRMQEGWVPEGKRVLGVFVPLIEALTERQWGDNSPPREVDVKEVALFATPTTVSSRAFQRELAFRAIGVDVEAQPCGGVVDAIEQGDMILAEALVRSHVDALKRRMPSPQAAILGCTHYPLVEDVFRDALGDGVAVFSQPSLVAASLGDYLTRRPAMLGGGEPAFLTSGDPKSVESKATIFLRREIKFQSV encoded by the coding sequence ATGGCAGTGGGAATTTTCGATAGCGGTTTGGGCGGGTTGACGGTGCTGGACGCGGTCAGCAAGGCCTTGCCCGAGGTGCCGTTGATCTACATGGGCGACAATGCCCATGCGCCCTACGGCGTGCGCGAGGCCGAAGATATCTACAACCTGACGACGGCGGGCGTGCAGGTCCTGTTCGACCGGGGGTGCGATCTGGTGATCCTGGCCTGCAACACCGCCTCCGCCGCCGCCCTGCGCCGGATGCAAGAAGGCTGGGTGCCCGAAGGCAAGCGCGTGTTGGGTGTCTTCGTGCCGTTGATCGAGGCGCTGACCGAACGTCAATGGGGCGACAACTCGCCCCCGCGTGAGGTGGACGTGAAAGAGGTGGCGCTGTTTGCCACGCCCACCACCGTCAGCAGCCGCGCCTTCCAGCGCGAACTGGCGTTCCGTGCCATCGGTGTGGACGTGGAGGCGCAGCCCTGTGGCGGCGTCGTTGACGCGATCGAGCAGGGCGACATGATCCTGGCCGAGGCGCTGGTGCGCTCTCACGTGGATGCGCTCAAACGTCGGATGCCCTCGCCGCAAGCGGCCATTCTGGGGTGCACCCATTATCCGCTGGTTGAGGACGTGTTCCGCGATGCCCTGGGCGACGGTGTTGCCGTCTTCTCGCAACCCTCGCTGGTGGCGGCCAGCCTTGGCGATTACCTCACCCGGCGCCCGGCGATGTTGGGCGGCGGAGAGCCTGCTTTCCTGACCTCGGGGGATCCGAAGTCGGTCGAGTCCAAGGCCACGATCTTCCTGCGACGAGAGATCAAGTTTCAGTCGGTGTAG
- the tcuA gene encoding FAD-dependent tricarballylate dehydrogenase TcuA — protein sequence MSDLTQTLWDLIVVGGGNAGLCAAIEAAETGARVLILESAPKAYRGGNSRHTRNFRCMHQGPLSVLTGSYEEEEYFDDLLRVTKGKTDEALARMTIRASEACLPWMEAHGVAFQKSLSGTLSLSRTNAFFLGGGKALVNAYYNTAQDLGVTVAYDAEVTHIAIEDNAFTGLDVTLDGTTTRLKARALVLASGGFQADLDWLADAWGPAARNFLIRGTPYNRGVVLRDMLDQGAQSVGDPTQCHAVAIDGRAPQYDGGIVTRLDCVPFSVVVNKNGERFYDEGEDVWPKRYAIWGRLVAAQPEQVAYCIIDAKSIHDFMPSVYPPETADTIDGLAQKLGISGAKLRDTIETFNAACREGEFMPTELDGLATEGLSPPKTNWARPITQAPFYGYSLRPGVTFTYLGLRVDETARVSGPAGPLDNVWSAGEMMAGSILGEGYLAGFGMTIGTVFGRIAGQEAAAHVA from the coding sequence ATGAGCGACCTGACCCAAACGCTGTGGGACCTGATTGTGGTCGGCGGCGGCAATGCGGGCCTTTGTGCCGCCATCGAGGCGGCGGAAACAGGCGCGCGTGTGCTTATCCTGGAAAGCGCCCCGAAGGCGTACCGGGGCGGTAACTCGCGCCACACTCGCAACTTTCGCTGTATGCACCAAGGGCCCCTGTCGGTGCTGACGGGCAGCTACGAGGAAGAGGAATACTTCGACGACCTGTTGCGCGTGACCAAGGGCAAGACCGACGAAGCGCTGGCCCGCATGACGATCCGCGCCTCGGAAGCGTGTCTGCCGTGGATGGAGGCCCACGGCGTCGCCTTTCAGAAATCGCTGTCGGGGACCCTGTCGCTGTCGCGCACCAACGCCTTCTTCCTGGGCGGCGGCAAGGCGCTTGTGAATGCCTATTACAACACGGCGCAAGACCTTGGCGTCACCGTCGCCTACGACGCAGAGGTCACCCATATCGCGATCGAGGACAATGCGTTCACCGGGTTGGACGTGACCCTCGACGGCACCACGACGCGTTTGAAGGCGCGCGCGCTGGTGCTGGCCTCGGGCGGATTCCAGGCCGATCTGGACTGGCTGGCCGACGCCTGGGGCCCTGCCGCGCGCAATTTCCTGATCCGCGGCACGCCCTATAATCGCGGCGTGGTGCTGCGTGACATGCTGGATCAGGGCGCGCAAAGCGTGGGCGATCCCACACAATGCCATGCCGTCGCCATCGACGGGCGCGCGCCGCAATACGACGGCGGTATCGTCACGCGGCTCGATTGCGTGCCGTTCTCGGTCGTGGTCAACAAGAACGGCGAGCGGTTCTATGATGAGGGCGAAGACGTCTGGCCCAAGCGCTATGCCATCTGGGGCCGCCTTGTCGCCGCACAGCCCGAGCAGGTGGCCTATTGCATCATCGATGCCAAATCGATCCACGATTTCATGCCCTCGGTCTACCCGCCCGAAACGGCGGACACGATTGACGGGCTGGCGCAGAAGCTTGGCATTTCAGGCGCAAAACTACGCGACACGATCGAGACCTTCAACGCCGCCTGCCGTGAGGGGGAGTTCATGCCAACGGAACTGGACGGATTGGCGACCGAGGGCCTCAGCCCGCCCAAGACCAACTGGGCGCGCCCCATCACGCAGGCCCCGTTCTATGGCTATTCCCTGCGCCCGGGCGTCACCTTCACCTACCTCGGCCTGCGTGTGGACGAGACGGCGCGGGTGTCCGGCCCCGCAGGCCCGCTGGACAATGTCTGGTCCGCTGGCGAGATGATGGCAGGCTCGATCCTTGGCGAAGGCTATCTGGCCGGCTTCGGCATGACCATTGGCACCGTCTTCGGACGCATCGCAGGACAGGAGGCCGCTGCCCATGTCGCTTGA
- a CDS encoding flavin reductase family protein, producing the protein MDDLKASFLEGMSRAAASVCVVTTDGPAGRGGVTVSAMTSISADGEAPTMLTCLNAASSCLPILLENGCFCINVLRIGQTDISDVFSSRRPAPGGDKFNAVDVDLLATGAPWLTEALVAFDCSLVSAEKLGTHHICIGAVQAVRVAPDGEPLLYGMRKYLRAEEH; encoded by the coding sequence ATGGACGATCTGAAAGCGAGTTTTCTGGAAGGCATGAGCCGGGCTGCGGCCTCGGTCTGCGTGGTGACGACCGATGGTCCTGCGGGGCGCGGCGGGGTCACTGTTTCGGCGATGACGTCGATCTCGGCGGATGGTGAAGCGCCGACGATGCTGACCTGCCTGAACGCGGCCTCTTCGTGCCTGCCGATCCTGCTGGAGAACGGCTGTTTTTGCATCAACGTGTTGCGGATCGGGCAAACCGATATCTCGGACGTCTTTTCCTCACGGCGCCCCGCGCCGGGCGGCGACAAGTTCAACGCAGTCGACGTGGATCTGCTGGCGACCGGCGCGCCCTGGTTGACCGAAGCGCTCGTGGCCTTCGATTGCAGTCTCGTGTCAGCCGAGAAACTGGGCACGCACCACATCTGCATCGGTGCGGTGCAGGCCGTGCGGGTCGCCCCCGACGGCGAGCCGCTTCTTTATGGCATGCGCAAGTACCTGCGGGCCGAAGAGCACTAG
- a CDS encoding GntR family transcriptional regulator, translated as MSDPKPHDASQGQDAYARLLAEIRSGALRPGDRVTETDLATRLGISRTPVREAIRALEADGLVIHTPRVGATIRALDYAEITELYEMRAILEGTAARFAARAAYDSETEELAAINDAMADIPGDVAGLFTLNARFHAVLLNAARNRFLVRSVQSIQKTLLILGPSTLEEADRAAGALAEHAAIIDALKAHDGDAAEAAMRQHIEAAHRARLKQLRGGLAP; from the coding sequence ATGTCTGACCCGAAACCCCACGACGCCTCGCAAGGGCAAGACGCCTATGCGCGTCTGTTGGCCGAGATCCGCAGCGGCGCGTTGCGTCCCGGCGACCGTGTGACCGAGACGGATCTGGCGACGCGTCTTGGCATCAGCCGCACGCCGGTTCGCGAGGCGATCCGCGCGTTGGAAGCCGATGGGCTTGTCATCCACACGCCGCGCGTGGGCGCTACGATCCGTGCACTGGACTACGCCGAAATCACCGAGCTTTACGAGATGCGCGCCATTCTGGAAGGCACCGCCGCCCGCTTTGCCGCCCGCGCCGCCTACGACAGCGAAACGGAAGAGCTTGCCGCGATCAATGACGCCATGGCCGACATTCCCGGCGATGTCGCGGGTCTGTTCACCCTGAACGCGCGGTTCCATGCGGTGCTGTTGAACGCGGCGCGCAATCGGTTTCTCGTCCGCTCGGTGCAGTCGATCCAGAAAACGTTGCTGATCCTTGGCCCGTCGACGCTGGAAGAGGCGGACCGCGCGGCGGGGGCGCTGGCCGAACATGCCGCGATCATCGATGCGCTCAAGGCTCATGACGGCGATGCGGCGGAAGCCGCTATGCGCCAGCATATCGAGGCTGCACACCGCGCACGCCTGAAGCAACTGCGCGGAGGCCTAGCGCCATGA
- a CDS encoding lysophospholipid acyltransferase family protein produces the protein MSNRRRRDSENNREHRAIAREISYASSAATKGGRAMIRAMENTTGRLRLIRTAAGYDEEVRQGRDFWDVMVERYKLQLNVIGGSLDNIPETGPVVLIANHPYGILDGLMMGHILARTRGDFRILAHQVFRRAEDLNKVILPVSFEETKEALAQNIATRKTALSYLADGGAIGVFPGGTVSTAAKPFGRPMDPKWRSFTARMIAKSEATVVPIYFEGHNSRLFQLMSHLHYTLRMGLLIKEFKARTNSEVKVVIGEPIARADLDALAGDAKALMEFLRKTTYALSPRPLDAQAHGFEFEDRHRGPDEKSAKIKLPGMKTIRERY, from the coding sequence ATGTCCAATCGTCGCCGCCGCGATTCCGAAAACAACCGAGAACACCGCGCCATTGCCCGTGAGATTTCCTACGCCAGTTCCGCCGCCACCAAGGGCGGACGGGCGATGATCCGCGCGATGGAAAACACGACCGGACGCTTGCGCCTGATCCGGACGGCGGCGGGCTACGACGAAGAAGTGCGCCAGGGGCGCGACTTCTGGGATGTCATGGTGGAACGCTACAAGCTGCAACTCAACGTCATCGGCGGATCGCTGGACAACATTCCCGAAACCGGCCCCGTGGTGCTGATCGCCAATCATCCCTACGGCATCCTCGATGGGTTGATGATGGGCCATATCCTGGCCCGGACGCGGGGCGATTTCCGCATCCTTGCCCATCAGGTGTTCCGCCGTGCCGAGGATCTGAACAAGGTCATCCTGCCCGTCTCGTTCGAGGAAACCAAAGAGGCGCTGGCCCAGAACATCGCAACCCGCAAGACGGCGCTGTCCTACCTGGCGGACGGCGGCGCGATTGGCGTCTTTCCCGGCGGCACCGTCTCGACGGCGGCAAAACCGTTCGGGCGACCGATGGACCCGAAATGGCGCAGTTTCACCGCGCGGATGATCGCCAAATCCGAGGCCACCGTGGTGCCGATCTATTTCGAAGGCCACAACTCGCGCCTGTTCCAGCTGATGAGTCACCTGCATTACACCCTGCGGATGGGCCTTCTGATCAAGGAGTTCAAGGCGCGCACCAATTCCGAGGTCAAGGTCGTCATTGGCGAGCCGATCGCGCGCGCGGACCTCGATGCGCTTGCCGGTGACGCGAAGGCGCTGATGGAGTTTCTGCGCAAGACAACCTATGCCTTGTCACCACGCCCCCTTGACGCGCAGGCCCATGGGTTCGAATTTGAGGACAGGCACCGTGGACCCGATGAGAAGTCCGCCAAGATCAAATTGCCCGGCATGAAAACAATAAGGGAGCGGTACTGA
- the ccmE gene encoding cytochrome c maturation protein CcmE gives MRGLKKQRRIQILIVAAVALTLSTALIGYALRDGINFFRPPAEIVDNPPPPDEVFRIGGMVEEGSLVRGQGETITFNVTDFAASIPVRYTGVLPDLFGEGEGMVGTGRLIDGTFEATEILARHDETYMPAEVTDALEASGYNAEGYSTEDNGS, from the coding sequence ATGCGTGGACTGAAGAAACAGCGACGGATCCAGATCTTGATCGTGGCCGCGGTCGCCTTGACGCTATCAACGGCGTTGATCGGCTACGCGTTGCGTGACGGCATCAATTTCTTTCGCCCACCGGCCGAAATCGTCGACAACCCGCCGCCCCCCGATGAGGTGTTCCGCATTGGTGGCATGGTGGAAGAGGGCTCGCTTGTGCGCGGTCAGGGCGAGACCATCACCTTCAACGTGACTGATTTCGCGGCGTCCATCCCGGTGCGCTACACTGGCGTTCTGCCGGATCTGTTCGGCGAGGGCGAAGGCATGGTCGGCACCGGGCGGCTTATCGATGGCACGTTTGAGGCCACGGAAATCCTGGCCCGCCATGACGAGACCTATATGCCCGCCGAAGTGACCGACGCGCTGGAGGCGTCGGGCTATAATGCCGAGGGCTACAGCACAGAAGATAACGGCAGCTGA
- the tcuB gene encoding tricarballylate utilization 4Fe-4S protein TcuB, which produces MSLDHPPTLSLTEEARRQVEICNACRYCEGYCSVFPAITRERAFADGDITQLANLCHNCRGCYYACQYTEPHEFALNLPAVLAEVRVDGWERFAWPGALARVFQTSGVSLAAALVVGIAALFWAISALTPTDGEGFYAYLSHAAMVAIFAPAFLFPLAVIAVGLRRYWSEVGGTRITGGDLKAALGDAARLKNLSGGAAKGCNYEEGDRYTQARRHAHHAVMYGFLLCFASTSSGTLLHYGFGMEAPYGLFSLPKLFGIPGGILLTLGAVSLAWLKTKADRALGAPSVWGGEMAFVGLLGATGATGLMLYAATGTALVAPLLALHLGTVLAFFLTTPYSKMVHGFYRLAALIRDAQIRTR; this is translated from the coding sequence ATGTCGCTTGATCATCCCCCTACCCTTTCACTCACCGAAGAGGCCCGCCGTCAGGTGGAAATCTGCAACGCCTGCCGCTATTGCGAGGGCTACTGCTCGGTCTTTCCCGCGATCACCCGCGAACGCGCCTTTGCGGACGGCGACATCACGCAGCTCGCAAACCTCTGCCACAACTGCCGGGGATGCTACTACGCCTGCCAATACACCGAACCGCATGAATTCGCCCTGAACCTGCCCGCCGTGCTGGCCGAGGTGCGCGTTGACGGGTGGGAGCGTTTTGCCTGGCCCGGTGCCCTGGCGCGGGTGTTCCAGACCTCGGGCGTTTCCTTGGCCGCCGCCCTTGTCGTGGGCATTGCGGCCCTGTTTTGGGCGATAAGCGCGCTGACCCCGACCGATGGTGAGGGGTTCTACGCCTACCTCTCGCACGCCGCGATGGTCGCGATTTTCGCGCCCGCCTTCCTGTTTCCGCTGGCCGTGATCGCCGTGGGCCTGCGCCGCTACTGGTCCGAGGTCGGCGGCACGCGGATCACAGGGGGCGATCTGAAGGCCGCCCTTGGCGATGCGGCGCGGCTGAAGAACCTGTCGGGCGGTGCCGCGAAGGGGTGCAATTATGAGGAAGGCGACCGCTACACGCAGGCTCGCCGCCATGCCCACCACGCCGTGATGTATGGCTTTCTTCTGTGCTTCGCCTCGACCTCCAGTGGCACGCTTCTGCACTATGGCTTCGGGATGGAGGCCCCCTACGGCCTGTTCAGCCTGCCGAAGCTGTTTGGTATTCCCGGCGGCATTCTGTTGACCTTGGGTGCGGTCTCGCTGGCGTGGCTGAAGACCAAGGCCGACCGCGCGCTTGGGGCACCCTCCGTCTGGGGCGGGGAAATGGCGTTCGTGGGCCTTTTGGGGGCAACGGGGGCAACGGGCCTGATGCTATACGCGGCCACGGGCACCGCCCTTGTCGCACCGCTTCTGGCACTGCATTTGGGCACCGTGCTGGCGTTTTTCCTGACCACGCCCTATTCGAAAATGGTCCATGGCTTCTATCGCTTGGCGGCCCTGATCCGAGATGCCCAGATCAGAACGCGGTAG
- the speB gene encoding agmatinase: MALEDAKNEVDGAIMRTDLKGLSFENAFAGAPSFLRRRYTKDLSGVDVAVTGIPFDQAVTNRPGTRLGPRAIRAASSLQPFDPPYGWDGYSPLEALAVADYGDMAFDYAYTADVPQRIEAHIAGILRAGAAAITLGGDHSITLSILRAHAAVHGPLALIQVDAHTDTWPDDDAARIDHGTFCYTAVKEGLIDVARSSHIGIRTVVEDNLGIHIHDAREVHETGASAVAAAAKARAGDAPVYLSFDIDALDPAFAPGTGTPVWGGLSSAQAATLLRDLAGINLVGGDVVEVSPPFDSAEITAVAGAHVAMELLCLWGWPGQTA, translated from the coding sequence ATGGCGTTGGAAGATGCGAAGAACGAAGTCGATGGCGCGATCATGCGGACCGACCTCAAGGGGCTGTCGTTCGAGAACGCCTTTGCGGGCGCGCCGTCGTTTCTGCGGCGCAGGTACACCAAGGATCTGTCCGGCGTGGATGTGGCCGTCACCGGCATTCCGTTCGACCAGGCCGTGACCAACCGCCCCGGCACGCGCCTTGGCCCCCGCGCGATCCGCGCGGCCTCCAGCCTGCAACCCTTCGATCCGCCCTATGGCTGGGACGGCTATTCCCCGCTGGAGGCGCTGGCCGTCGCGGACTACGGCGACATGGCCTTTGACTATGCCTACACGGCGGACGTGCCACAGCGGATCGAGGCGCATATCGCGGGCATCCTGCGCGCCGGGGCCGCCGCCATCACGCTTGGCGGCGATCATTCCATCACCTTGTCCATTCTGCGCGCCCATGCGGCGGTCCATGGACCCTTGGCGTTGATCCAGGTCGACGCCCATACCGACACCTGGCCCGATGATGACGCGGCGCGGATCGATCATGGCACCTTCTGCTACACCGCCGTGAAGGAAGGGCTGATCGATGTGGCGCGGTCCTCGCACATCGGCATTCGCACGGTGGTGGAAGATAACCTCGGCATTCACATCCATGACGCACGCGAGGTCCATGAGACAGGGGCCAGCGCGGTGGCGGCCGCCGCCAAGGCGCGGGCAGGGGACGCGCCCGTCTACCTCAGCTTCGACATCGACGCGCTTGACCCGGCCTTTGCGCCGGGCACGGGCACGCCGGTATGGGGCGGGCTTTCCAGCGCCCAGGCCGCGACCCTGCTGCGCGACCTGGCGGGCATCAACCTGGTGGGTGGCGACGTGGTCGAGGTCTCTCCGCCCTTCGACAGCGCCGAGATCACCGCCGTGGCGGGTGCCCATGTGGCGATGGAGCTGCTGTGCCTTTGGGGGTGGCCGGGCCAAACCGCGTAA
- a CDS encoding holin family protein, with the protein MGLIDRALGGGQTVSTIGDAAEGLSEVFVPNATRAMELAAEIHQATLETASAEFEYAGTGWFDRMINGLNRLPRPMLALGTLGLFIYAMAEPVGFSERMVGLQEVPEPLWWLLGAIVSFYFGARELHYSRDERPRQEGAARPSLRDRLGNVFQRRRSQPDPGQPAPQAPDNPALSEWRDAD; encoded by the coding sequence ATGGGGTTGATCGATCGCGCCCTGGGCGGGGGGCAAACCGTCAGCACCATCGGCGACGCCGCAGAGGGCCTGTCGGAGGTTTTCGTGCCCAATGCCACCCGCGCCATGGAACTGGCCGCCGAAATCCATCAGGCGACGCTGGAGACCGCCTCGGCCGAGTTCGAATACGCGGGCACAGGCTGGTTCGACCGCATGATTAATGGCCTTAACCGTTTGCCACGCCCGATGCTGGCGCTGGGAACCTTGGGCCTGTTTATCTACGCCATGGCTGAACCCGTGGGATTCTCGGAACGGATGGTCGGCTTGCAGGAAGTGCCCGAACCGCTTTGGTGGCTTTTGGGGGCGATTGTCAGCTTTTACTTCGGGGCGCGCGAATTGCATTACTCGCGCGATGAGCGGCCCCGACAGGAAGGCGCCGCGCGCCCGTCCTTGCGCGACCGCTTGGGCAATGTCTTCCAGCGCCGGCGTTCCCAGCCTGATCCAGGGCAGCCCGCCCCGCAAGCGCCGGACAATCCAGCGCTCTCGGAATGGCGCGACGCGGATTAA
- a CDS encoding holin-associated N-acetylmuramidase, giving the protein MQSVRSIAEEIVSREGGFVNDPDDPGGATKHGVTIHTMRALGLDLDADGDVDVDDVHLITPEIATDLFLEHYYSRPNIHMLPEPLQASVFDMQVNAGSNAVRILQRLLRDMGLDIALDGAIGPQTARAAHAAFSDAPDHLVDAYGIARRNYYYRIGDRRPASRKYARRRDGGKGGWIVRAEEFISPRYHLTLAQHRDRTASWG; this is encoded by the coding sequence ATGCAGTCGGTTCGGTCTATCGCAGAAGAAATCGTGTCCCGCGAAGGAGGCTTCGTCAATGATCCCGACGATCCGGGCGGGGCGACAAAGCACGGCGTGACGATCCACACGATGCGGGCCCTGGGCCTTGATCTGGACGCCGATGGCGACGTTGACGTGGACGATGTTCACCTCATTACGCCAGAAATCGCCACGGATCTATTCCTGGAACACTACTATAGCCGCCCCAACATTCATATGCTGCCCGAGCCGCTTCAGGCGAGCGTCTTCGACATGCAGGTCAACGCGGGCTCCAACGCGGTGCGGATCCTGCAACGGCTTCTGCGCGACATGGGTCTTGATATCGCCCTGGACGGCGCGATCGGCCCCCAGACCGCGCGTGCGGCCCATGCGGCGTTCTCGGATGCGCCCGATCACCTTGTAGATGCCTATGGCATTGCGCGGCGCAATTACTACTACCGGATCGGGGACCGCAGGCCCGCCTCGCGCAAATACGCGCGCAGGCGTGATGGCGGCAAGGGGGGATGGATCGTGCGGGCGGAAGAGTTCATTTCGCCGCGCTATCATCTGACGCTGGCACAGCACCGGGATCGGACCGCGTCATGGGGTTGA
- the argC gene encoding N-acetyl-gamma-glutamyl-phosphate reductase, with product MTKKIAILGASGYTGAELCRLIAGHPGMEIVALTGDRKAGQSMASVYPFLRSAGLPDLVRIEDVDFSGVDLAFCALPHATSQSVIKALPIDLKVVDLSADFRLRDVADYAKWYGKAHDAPELQAEAVYGLTEFYRDEIRTARLVAGTGCNAATGQFALRPLIAAGVVDLDDIILDLICGVSGAGRSLKENLLHAELSEGTNAYALGSTHRHLGEFDQEFSMVAGRKVEVQFTPHLAPFNRGILATCYVKGDAQAIYAALSDAYQSEAFIEVLPMGAAPSTHDVRGTNYCHIGVVADRRSGRAQVVAALDNLCKGSSGQAIQNANLMLDLEETAGLMGPGVFP from the coding sequence ATGACCAAGAAAATCGCAATCCTAGGTGCCTCTGGCTACACGGGCGCAGAGCTGTGCCGCTTGATTGCGGGCCACCCGGGGATGGAGATCGTGGCCCTGACCGGCGACCGCAAGGCGGGGCAGTCGATGGCCTCGGTCTACCCGTTCCTGCGCTCTGCCGGTCTGCCTGATCTGGTGCGGATCGAGGATGTGGATTTCTCTGGGGTTGATCTGGCTTTCTGCGCCCTTCCGCATGCCACTTCCCAAAGCGTTATCAAGGCCTTGCCGATTGACCTTAAAGTTGTGGATTTGTCCGCCGATTTTCGCCTGCGCGACGTGGCGGATTACGCCAAATGGTACGGCAAGGCCCATGACGCGCCCGAGTTGCAGGCCGAGGCCGTCTATGGCCTGACCGAATTCTACCGCGACGAGATCCGCACCGCGCGGCTGGTGGCCGGCACGGGCTGCAACGCGGCCACCGGGCAATTCGCGCTCCGGCCATTGATTGCAGCGGGGGTGGTGGATCTTGATGACATCATCCTTGATTTGATCTGCGGCGTCTCGGGCGCCGGTCGCTCCCTGAAAGAGAACCTTCTGCACGCGGAACTGAGCGAAGGCACCAACGCCTACGCGCTGGGAAGCACGCACCGGCATCTGGGCGAATTCGATCAGGAGTTCAGCATGGTGGCGGGCCGCAAGGTCGAGGTGCAATTCACCCCTCACCTGGCGCCCTTCAACCGCGGCATCCTGGCGACCTGCTACGTGAAGGGGGACGCGCAAGCGATTTACGCCGCGTTGTCTGATGCATATCAATCCGAGGCGTTCATCGAGGTGCTACCGATGGGCGCAGCCCCCTCGACACATGACGTGCGGGGCACCAATTATTGCCACATCGGCGTCGTGGCCGATCGGCGGTCTGGACGGGCGCAAGTCGTGGCGGCGTTGGACAATTTGTGCAAGGGTTCCAGCGGGCAGGCAATTCAGAATGCCAACCTGATGCTGGACTTGGAAGAAACGGCGGGCTTGATGGGCCCCGGCGTTTTCCCGTAG
- a CDS encoding M20/M25/M40 family metallo-hydrolase has product MTQTLYKAGITAAQTPDFKRRLAELIGFRTDATVPESGPDLSAYLDHISQWFAALGFSVTRHTQDGHLFLVVQRLEGADLPTILSYSHGDVVSGMAGRWRNNLDPWTLTQIGEDWFGRGIADNKGQFLVNLTAVETVLAQRGRLGANVTWLIEMGEEIGSPGLATFCQTHADLLAADMLLASDGPRVAVDRPTVFLGARGGATFRLDLVRRDAGRHSGNFGGALRNPALEMAHALACITDRTGAIQIPDWTPGTIPDATRQALAGLTPAGGAIDADWGAPGLTPAERIHAWSSAEVLALHAGDPPAPVNAIPPRASAWVQLRFAPGTDDTRLEATLRSHLDAHGFADVQITQEGPFFAASQTPVDHPAAQLIAAAITEGTGSAPVILPALGGSLPNDIFCDGLGLPTVWVPHSFPSCSQHAPDEHLPKRLLQDATGVMSVALGALSGTRPEDLRARPTG; this is encoded by the coding sequence ATGACCCAAACGCTCTACAAGGCCGGGATTACGGCCGCGCAAACCCCTGATTTCAAGCGTCGCCTGGCGGAGTTGATCGGCTTTCGAACCGATGCAACGGTGCCAGAGTCTGGGCCTGACCTATCGGCCTATCTGGACCACATCAGCCAATGGTTTGCCGCTTTGGGCTTTTCCGTCACGCGCCACACGCAGGACGGCCACCTCTTTCTGGTGGTGCAACGACTTGAGGGCGCGGACCTGCCCACGATCCTCAGCTATTCCCACGGCGATGTCGTCTCCGGCATGGCCGGACGCTGGCGCAATAACCTTGACCCATGGACCCTGACGCAAATCGGCGAGGATTGGTTTGGGCGTGGGATTGCCGACAACAAGGGCCAATTCCTGGTAAACCTGACGGCGGTGGAAACGGTGCTGGCGCAGCGCGGGCGGTTGGGCGCGAATGTCACGTGGCTGATCGAGATGGGCGAGGAAATCGGCTCACCGGGCCTGGCCACGTTTTGCCAGACCCATGCCGATCTGCTGGCCGCTGACATGCTGCTGGCCTCTGACGGGCCCCGAGTGGCCGTTGACCGCCCGACGGTCTTTCTGGGCGCGCGCGGCGGCGCGACCTTCCGGCTTGATCTGGTGCGGCGCGACGCGGGGCGGCATTCCGGCAACTTCGGCGGCGCGCTGCGCAACCCGGCGTTGGAGATGGCTCATGCGCTGGCCTGCATCACCGATCGCACCGGCGCGATCCAGATCCCCGACTGGACGCCGGGCACCATCCCTGACGCCACGCGCCAGGCCTTGGCCGGGTTGACGCCTGCGGGCGGTGCGATCGATGCGGACTGGGGCGCGCCCGGCCTGACACCGGCCGAGCGCATTCACGCCTGGTCCTCGGCCGAGGTGCTGGCCCTGCACGCGGGCGATCCGCCCGCGCCGGTCAATGCCATCCCGCCCCGCGCCTCAGCCTGGGTGCAACTGCGGTTTGCACCGGGCACCGACGACACCCGGCTGGAGGCCACCTTGCGCAGCCACCTCGACGCCCATGGGTTTGCCGATGTGCAGATTACCCAGGAAGGCCCGTTCTTTGCCGCCAGCCAGACCCCCGTTGACCATCCCGCCGCGCAGCTGATCGCCGCGGCGATCACCGAGGGCACCGGCAGCGCGCCGGTGATCTTGCCCGCCCTTGGCGGCTCCTTGCCGAATGACATCTTCTGTGATGGCCTGGGGCTGCCCACGGTCTGGGTGCCCCATTCCTTCCCCAGCTGCTCACAACATGCCCCCGACGAGCACCTGCCAAAACGCCTGCTGCAGGACGCAACAGGCGTGATGAGCGTGGCCTTGGGGGCGCTTTCGGGCACCCGTCCCGAAGACCTGCGCGCCCGACCCACCGGTTAA